GGGCCTGACCTTTGGCTTGGAAAATTATTTATAAGACGTAAGATGTTGGAGGGGTTTTTAGTATGGCAAAAGAACCGGTAGTAGCGATTTTAGGCGCCACAGGTGCAGTTGGACAAGAATTTATCCGCCTGATTGAAGAACGAAACTTTCCGTACAGCAAGCTGAAGCTGCTGGCGTCGGCCCGTTCGGCAGGCAAGACGATGACCGTCAACGGTCAGGAATACACGATAGAAGAAGCGAAGCCCGAATCTTTCGACGGCGTAGATATCGGCTTGTTTGCCGGTGGTTCTATCAGCAAGACCCTAGGGCCTGAAGCTGCTAAACGGGGCTGTATCGTCATCGATAATTCCAGCACGTTCCGCATGGATCCGGACGTGCCCCTCGTCGTTCCTGAAGTCAATCCGGAAGACATTGCTTGGCATAAGGGCATCATAGCCAATCCGAATTGCTCGACGATTATCATGCTCATGGCTTTGAAGCCAATTCACGACTTGTCGCCGATCAAAAAGATTATCGTCAGCACCTATCAGGCCGTGTCCGGCGCCGGCAAAGAAGGCATCGACGAGCTGCAGGAAGAAACGCAGGCCTACCTCAAGGGCGAAGCCATGAACCCGCAGATCCTGCCGAGCAAGAGTTTGCCGAAGCACTATCCCATCGCATTTAACCTGATTCCGCAGATTGATAAATTCATGGAAAACGATTATACGAAGGAAGAAATGAAGATGGTCAATGAAACCCATAAGATGCTTCACGACGATACCATCGCCATTACGGCGACGACCGTCCGCGTTCCCGTTTTCCGCAGCCATGCCGAATCCATTTACGTAGAAACGCAGGATGAATTGACTGTCGACGCGATCCGCAAGGCCATCGACGCCTTCCCGGGCGCGCAGGTACAGGACAATCCGGCCGAAATGGAATATCCCATGCCCATGTATACGTCGGAACAATACGACTGCTACGTAGGCCGCATCCGCAAGGACCTGTACAATCCCAAAGCCGTCAACTTGTGGGTATCGGGCGACCAAATCCGCAAGGGCGCCGCACTGAACGCCCTGCAGATCGCCGAATACATGCTGGCTCATGATATGGTAAAGTAGAGAGGAGCGAATTGGTATGTTAACATTTGGCAACGTTATCACGGCTATGATTACGCCGTTTTATGAAGACGGGTCCGTCAATTACGAAGGCGCCGTCAAATTAGCGCAGTATTACTGCGAAAACGGCTCCGACGGCATTCTCGTAGCCGGTACGACCGGCGAAGGCGCTACGATGACGGAAGAGGAAAAATTAAAGCTCTTTACGGACATCTCTGCCGCCGTAGGCGATAAAGTGATGGTCATGGCCAACGTAGGCACGAACAATACGGCGCAGACGATCGAATTCATGAAAAAAGCGGAAAAGACGGGAGTAGACTGCTTCCTGGCCATCGTTCCCTATTACAACAAGCCGAATCAGGACGGCTGCTACGCCCACTTTGCGGCCCTTGCGAAGGCGACGGATATGCCGATTCTGATCTACAATGTACCGGGCCGTACAGGCGGCAAGATTGAAGCGGCTACGGTCGTCAAGCTGGCCCATGACTTCAAGAATATCGTCGGCATCAAGGAAGCCAGCGGCGATTTGAACGCAGCTACGACGATTGCCCGCGATACAGACGACGATTTCTACGTATACAGCGGCGAAGATAATCTGACCCTGCCAATTTTGTCCGTCGGCGGCTGCGGCGTTATCAGCGTTGCGTCCCATATCATCGGCAAGGAGATGAACGAAATGGTTCAGGCCTATAAAGACGGCGACATCAAAAAGGCCATGGAACTGCATCAGAAATACCTGCCGGTTATGACGGGTATCTTCTGCACCGTAAACCCGACGCCGATCAAGGCCTGCTGCAACATGCTCGGCCTGCCGGCCGGCGCATTCCGCCTGCCTATGGTAGACGCCAGCCCGAAGGTAAAAGAATTCTTAACGCAGATGATGAAGGATGCCGGCGTCATGTAACTGGAAATCATCAATACGATGGAGCAAATGGGGAAGGAGCGCCGCTCTTTCCCCATTTTATATAAAAAACGTATGGTTAATTGTAAAATGAATTTGAACAGGTAATCAAAAAAACAAAAATCCATAGTGAAGCTTCATGTTAAAATGGTTTTGCGAGAAATCATCAACAAAGGAGCAATCACTATGGATCACATCCATTCTAACACAATTGAGGACGTACGTACACCCGGCCGCCATCTTTCTTTGGAGGAACGTGGCATGATTCAGGCCCTGCATCGCCAGGGGCTTTCCCTTCGCAACATCGCTGCTGCAGTAGGATGTGCTCATACGACTGTTTTCTATGAACTTCGGCGTGGAACGCCGGATCGGAAAAGCAAGCACGGTCGTGCCCCTCAGTATATGGCAAAGCGCGGTCAGAAGGCTTATGCAGAGAATCGCAAGAACTCCAGGAAGCCTTGTAAAATCGATCATGACGACTGCGAGCTGTTTATCCAATGGATGGTGGAACGAGTCCGCCAGGAACGCTGGTCACTGGATGCCTGCGTTGGCTATGCTAGGCGAAATAAGCTATTTACTCCGGAACAGATTCCCTGTACCAAGACGCTCTACAACATGCTTTGGGCTAACAAACTTCCACTGTCACTCTTCGAGGTACCGCAGGTCTTGAAGCACAAACGCCGCCGCAAATGGGTGCGTAAGAACAAACGTATGAAGGGCCGCTCCATTGAGGAACGTCCTGCCGTCGTCGATGATGGTACCGAGATGGGCCACTGGGAAGTGGATACGGTCGTTGGTCGGCGCGCAGGTCGTGAAGCAGTAGTCTTCACCGCTGTTGAAAAGGTTACGCGCAACTACATCGCTATCCGAATTCCTGGACGTACCTGCGCCGGCGTTGAAGCTGCTCTTGCACAGTTGCAGGAGCGATATGGCGCAGAGTACTTCAGCCAGATCTTTAAGACGATGACGGCCGATAACGGTCCAGAGTTTGAGAACTTATCGCAGTTCGAGAGCCTCGGTACTAAGATATACTTTACACATCCGTACAGCTCATGGGAGCGGGCTCAGAACGAACGCCACAATGGCCTGCTGAGGGATTTCATCCCAAAGGGCATGTCCATGGAGCGGTTCTCTGATGAGGATATCCTGAACATGGCAGATACGCTGAACCAGCGCCCACGGCGTGTTTTGGGCTACCATACGCCGTCAGAGCTATTTGATGCATTCCTCGATGAAGTTTATGCTAGTGAGTGTGTTTCCTGATTATGGTTGTTCAAATTCAACTTGCAATTTACCATAAAAAACGTATTGACAAATAATAAAAAATTTACTATACTATATAAGTCGTTAAGATATGACTCGGTAGCTCAGCTGGATAGAGTGACTGACTACGAATCAGTAGGTCTAGGGTTCGAATCCCTACCGGGTCACCACAGAACAGCTCATGCATTTTGCATGAGCTGTTTTTTTGTGCGCAGTATAAACGATTAGCATATGGTCATGAAGGATTGGATGGACTGTACGGTAATTTCTATCCCCATAGGGGGCTTAAAAGGCCATATATATTTTTGTATAATAAAATTACTTTAAATTACGATGTATAGAAAGGCTAGGCAGATGGAAGAGATTAAACGTGAAATGATAGCGTATTGGTCGCAGCGGGTCGACGAGTTTTCGGCGCAGCGGTGCCGGGAGTTTCAAAGCCCGAAGCGGCGGCTGTGGATAGAGGAGTTTCAGCGGTATTTTTCAATGGACGCGCCGCTGCGCATCTTAGACGTCGGCACGGGCACAGGATTTTTTGCTAATATCCTGGCCCTGGAAGGGCACGACGTCGTCGGCATCGATCTGACGGAGCACATGATCGCCGAAGCGAAGCGGAAAGCGGCGCTATATCATGTGCCGTCGGCGTTTTACGTCATGGATGCGGAACGGCCCGAGTTTCCCGACGCTTCTTTTGACGTCGTCATTTCGCGCAATCTGACCTGGGCTCTTCCGAATTTGGGCAAGGCCTATAGGGCGTGGCGGCGCGTGCTGAAGGACGGCGGCCTGCTGCTGAATTTTGATGCCGATTATTGCCATGAAAGGGCGGATATGCCGCTGCCGGCTGCCCACGCGCACCAACGGATTGCGCCGTCGCTGCTGGCTGACTATGAACGGATGAAGACGGTCCTGCGCAGGCCGGAGCTGCGTCCGCAGCGGGATTGCGAGTTATTGGCCGAGGCGGGATTCCGCGATGTCCGCGTGGATCTGTCCGTTTGGAAGCGCATATATCATGACGTAGACGAATTTTATAATCCTACGCCCATATTCTGTATTGCGGCGTATGTTTGACGAGGGATGACTATGGCGGCTTATGAAAGCTATGAACAAGAAAATATGGCCTATTGGACAAACCGCGCGCCGGGATATTCGGCAGTCCATCAAAACGAGCTGAGCTCAAGCCAGCGGGACGTCTGGAGACGGACGCTGCTGCAGCACATAGACGCGGCCTGCGGTAAAGAGAGTGCTTCATCAATCCGCGTGCTGGACGTCGGCACGGGGCCGGGATTTTTCGCCATTCTGCTGGCTGAACGGGGCTATGAGGTGACGGCCGTCGACTATACAGCGTCTATGCTGGAAGAAGCGAGATACAATGCCGGACGGCTCGGCCGGTCTATACGGTTTTGCCGCATGAACGCGGAGCAGCTGGCCTTTGCCGACGGGTATTTCGACGTCGTCGTCACGCGGAACCTGACGTGGAACCTTCCGCACCCTGACAAGGCCTATGGCGAGTGGCGGCGCGTCCTGAAACGAGGCGGCCTGCTGCTGAACTTCGACGCCAATTGGTATCGGTATTTATACGATGAGGAAGCGCGGCGGGGATATATGGAAGACAGGGAGCATATCCGCCGGAGCGGCGTTGCCGACGAGACGGACGGGACAGATATACCGGCTATGGAAGCAATCGCCGGCAAAGCGCCCTTGTCGGGATGCGTGCGCCCGCAGTGGGATTTAGATATTCTGCGGCGCTTGGGGATGGACGCCGTCGCCGACGAGGATATATGGAAGACGGTATGGACGCGGGAAGAACGCATCAATAACGGCTCGACGCCCATGTTTATGATAAAGGCTGTGAAGCGGTTATGACGATGTATGTGATAAAACGGCTTCTGCAGCTGATTCCGATTTTGTTGGGAATTACCTTTCTGTCCTTTGCCATGATGCATATTGCCGGCAGCGATGCAGTCGTTCAAAAATATGACCGGGCAGGCATAGCTGTCGCTGCGGAAGTCGTCGCGGCTGAACGGGCGCAGCTGGGCTTGGACCGGCCGTTTCTGACGCAATATATCGTTTGGCTGGGAAATCTGCTGCACGGCAATATGGGTGTCAGCTTCATGACAGGGCGCGACGTTTTTGCTACCTTCATGGATAAATTGCCGGCGACGCTGCTCCTCACGGCGTCGTCCGTCTTGGTGACAATCGCCGTTTCTGTCCCGCTGGGCATTGCGGCAGCAGTCCGGCGCAACTCGCCTGTAGATTACGTCATCCGCTTTTTCAGTTTTTGCGGCAACAGCATGCCTAATTTTTTTCTGGCCTTGGTGCTGCTGTATCTGTTTGCCGTCCAGATTCCCCTGTTCTCAGTCCTTTCCTCGGGGGAAGGCTTGGAGCATCTGGCGCTGCCGACGGCGACGCTGGCTATTGCGATGTCCGCCAAGTATTTGCGGCAAGTGCGGGCGGCCGTGCTGGAAGAAATGGGCAAGGACTATGTGCTGGGTGCGAAATCGAGAGGCATTCCCTTTTCCTGGACGCTGCGGTGCAGTATCCTGCGGGCTTCCTTTGGCACGATCCTGACGCTGCTGGCTCTTTCCATCGGCAGCCTGCTGGGCGGGACGGCCATTGTAGAATCTATTTTCATGTGGGACGGCGTGGGAAAGCTGGCCGTCGACGCGATTCACGGCCGGGATTATCCTATGATTCAGGCCTATGTCGTATGGATGGCCTTCATATACGTCGTCGTCAACTTGCTGACTGATATCGTCTATCGGATAGCGGACCCGCAGATTGGCTGGAAAGAGGGACGTCGTCGATGATATCAGAAGCTCTCGTTTCTCGCAAGGCGCCGAAGCAGCGCCTTGTCTTGTTTTCACTCTGCGCCGCCGCATTGCTGTGCGTCGCGGCCTTCGGCGCGCATCTATGCCCTTACGACCCGTATGCCCAGCAGTATGACGCGGTTCTTCAGGCGCCGAGTTGGGACCACTGGCTGGGGACCGACCGGTACGGCCGCGATATGCTGTCCCGGATTCTCGCCGGCGCGCAGCTCAGCATTTTTTCGGCCTTGGCTCTCGTCGCCATGATTGCTTTTATCGGCACGGGTATCGGACTGCTGTGCGGATATTACAGCGGGAAGGCGGACGCCCTGTGCATGCGCCTGGCCGACGTCTGCCTGGCCTTTCCCAGCTTAATTTTTGCCATGGCTATAGCGGCTGTTTTGAACGGCGGGATCCACAATGCCGTCGTCGCCTTAGGAGCCGTCAGTTGGCCTAAGTACGCCCGCTTGGTCCGAAGCCGGACCTTGGCATTGAAAGAGCAGAAGTTCATTTTAGCGGCTCAGATGGCCGGTTCTCTGCCGCGGCAGATC
This region of Megasphaera stantonii genomic DNA includes:
- a CDS encoding aspartate-semialdehyde dehydrogenase yields the protein MAKEPVVAILGATGAVGQEFIRLIEERNFPYSKLKLLASARSAGKTMTVNGQEYTIEEAKPESFDGVDIGLFAGGSISKTLGPEAAKRGCIVIDNSSTFRMDPDVPLVVPEVNPEDIAWHKGIIANPNCSTIIMLMALKPIHDLSPIKKIIVSTYQAVSGAGKEGIDELQEETQAYLKGEAMNPQILPSKSLPKHYPIAFNLIPQIDKFMENDYTKEEMKMVNETHKMLHDDTIAITATTVRVPVFRSHAESIYVETQDELTVDAIRKAIDAFPGAQVQDNPAEMEYPMPMYTSEQYDCYVGRIRKDLYNPKAVNLWVSGDQIRKGAALNALQIAEYMLAHDMVK
- the dapA gene encoding 4-hydroxy-tetrahydrodipicolinate synthase — translated: MLTFGNVITAMITPFYEDGSVNYEGAVKLAQYYCENGSDGILVAGTTGEGATMTEEEKLKLFTDISAAVGDKVMVMANVGTNNTAQTIEFMKKAEKTGVDCFLAIVPYYNKPNQDGCYAHFAALAKATDMPILIYNVPGRTGGKIEAATVVKLAHDFKNIVGIKEASGDLNAATTIARDTDDDFYVYSGEDNLTLPILSVGGCGVISVASHIIGKEMNEMVQAYKDGDIKKAMELHQKYLPVMTGIFCTVNPTPIKACCNMLGLPAGAFRLPMVDASPKVKEFLTQMMKDAGVM
- a CDS encoding IS30 family transposase — translated: MDHIHSNTIEDVRTPGRHLSLEERGMIQALHRQGLSLRNIAAAVGCAHTTVFYELRRGTPDRKSKHGRAPQYMAKRGQKAYAENRKNSRKPCKIDHDDCELFIQWMVERVRQERWSLDACVGYARRNKLFTPEQIPCTKTLYNMLWANKLPLSLFEVPQVLKHKRRRKWVRKNKRMKGRSIEERPAVVDDGTEMGHWEVDTVVGRRAGREAVVFTAVEKVTRNYIAIRIPGRTCAGVEAALAQLQERYGAEYFSQIFKTMTADNGPEFENLSQFESLGTKIYFTHPYSSWERAQNERHNGLLRDFIPKGMSMERFSDEDILNMADTLNQRPRRVLGYHTPSELFDAFLDEVYASECVS
- a CDS encoding class I SAM-dependent methyltransferase, giving the protein MEEIKREMIAYWSQRVDEFSAQRCREFQSPKRRLWIEEFQRYFSMDAPLRILDVGTGTGFFANILALEGHDVVGIDLTEHMIAEAKRKAALYHVPSAFYVMDAERPEFPDASFDVVISRNLTWALPNLGKAYRAWRRVLKDGGLLLNFDADYCHERADMPLPAAHAHQRIAPSLLADYERMKTVLRRPELRPQRDCELLAEAGFRDVRVDLSVWKRIYHDVDEFYNPTPIFCIAAYV
- a CDS encoding class I SAM-dependent methyltransferase; translation: MAAYESYEQENMAYWTNRAPGYSAVHQNELSSSQRDVWRRTLLQHIDAACGKESASSIRVLDVGTGPGFFAILLAERGYEVTAVDYTASMLEEARYNAGRLGRSIRFCRMNAEQLAFADGYFDVVVTRNLTWNLPHPDKAYGEWRRVLKRGGLLLNFDANWYRYLYDEEARRGYMEDREHIRRSGVADETDGTDIPAMEAIAGKAPLSGCVRPQWDLDILRRLGMDAVADEDIWKTVWTREERINNGSTPMFMIKAVKRL
- a CDS encoding ABC transporter permease, with product MYVIKRLLQLIPILLGITFLSFAMMHIAGSDAVVQKYDRAGIAVAAEVVAAERAQLGLDRPFLTQYIVWLGNLLHGNMGVSFMTGRDVFATFMDKLPATLLLTASSVLVTIAVSVPLGIAAAVRRNSPVDYVIRFFSFCGNSMPNFFLALVLLYLFAVQIPLFSVLSSGEGLEHLALPTATLAIAMSAKYLRQVRAAVLEEMGKDYVLGAKSRGIPFSWTLRCSILRASFGTILTLLALSIGSLLGGTAIVESIFMWDGVGKLAVDAIHGRDYPMIQAYVVWMAFIYVVVNLLTDIVYRIADPQIGWKEGRRR
- the nikC gene encoding nickel transporter permease yields the protein MISEALVSRKAPKQRLVLFSLCAAALLCVAAFGAHLCPYDPYAQQYDAVLQAPSWDHWLGTDRYGRDMLSRILAGAQLSIFSALALVAMIAFIGTGIGLLCGYYSGKADALCMRLADVCLAFPSLIFAMAIAAVLNGGIHNAVVALGAVSWPKYARLVRSRTLALKEQKFILAAQMAGSLPRQILIRHILPNCLGTIVVTAALDIGTMMMELAALSFLGLGAKPPAAEWGSMMSTGRSMLQTYPWVVLSPGAAIFLSVAILNLWGDALRDYIDPKERGR